The window TTACATTTAAAACCGGATGGCTCTTTCCCAGAACTCCGTTTTGAAACTCATCCTCCCTCATGGTCCCCCTCCTTCATTCGCCCAGCTGCCAGTTTTACGGCTTCCACAATTCTTACATAACCGGTACACCGGCAGAGATTATCCCGCAGCGCAGTCCGTATCTCATCTTCCAGGGGCTCTGGATTTTTATCTAACAACGCCTTAGCTGACAGAATCATACCCGGCGTGCAGAATCCGCACTGTACCGCTCCTGCATCAATAAATGCCTGCTGGATGGGATGGAGCTTTTGTCCGTTTCCAAGCCCTTCAATGGTAATAACGGACTTTCCTTCCAGCTTCCATGCCAGGCGTGCGCAAGAGTTTACCGCCTCTCCGTCAATGATGACCCGGCAGGCGCCGCAGTCGTTTGTTCCGCACCCGCATTTGGTTCCGGTCAGTCCCAGGATCTCCCGCAGCACATACAGAAGAGTCCAGTTTTTTTCTGATAAAATAGTATAATTTCTGCTGTTGACATTCAATACAATCTCTTCCATGAACTGCCACTTCCATTTCTATCGTTACTTTTCTATGGTTCCC of the Lacrimispora indolis DSM 755 genome contains:
- a CDS encoding (2Fe-2S)-binding protein; amino-acid sequence: MEEIVLNVNSRNYTILSEKNWTLLYVLREILGLTGTKCGCGTNDCGACRVIIDGEAVNSCARLAWKLEGKSVITIEGLGNGQKLHPIQQAFIDAGAVQCGFCTPGMILSAKALLDKNPEPLEDEIRTALRDNLCRCTGYVRIVEAVKLAAGRMKEGDHEGG